In Vitis vinifera cultivar Pinot Noir 40024 chromosome 17, ASM3070453v1, one genomic interval encodes:
- the LOC104882384 gene encoding non-specific lipid-transfer protein 3-like gives MAYSTVQAAFLILLLGLVTTKPALGISDNCLGISINLRACIDVLLENNLIPTLACCQTLGQIQTLESSIGINRTCVCVQGAVAEMVPARIITDIPRQVQAACGVNLAFNVTASPNGCNA, from the coding sequence ATGGCTTACTCAACCGTGCAGGCAGCTTTTCTCATCCTCCTCCTGGGTCTAGTCACCACCAAACCAGCCCTTGGAATATCAGATAATTGCTTGGGTATATCCATTAATCTCCGAGCCTGTATTGATGTTCTGCTTGAAAATAATCTGATTCCGACTCTCGCATGCTGCCAAACCTTGGGCCAAATACAAACTCTTGAGTCCTCCATTGGAATCAACAGGACCTGTGTATGCGTCCAGGGCGCTGTGGCAGAGATGGTTCCCGCACGCATCATTACTGATATCCCCCGCCAAGTGCAGGCTGCATGTGGTGTCAACCTGGCCTTTAACGTTACAGCGAGTCCAAATGGCTGTAACGCTTAA
- the LOC100248384 gene encoding uncharacterized protein LOC100248384 produces the protein MDRRFSRESNGFTSLQKKLAESRRPNREEPVPDLTDFMNDMFFGTTNNDKKAYNFTGGGLMDDDEDYYGDSTRNSNSRLTQEWLREAKQMVASSPSRCESPSRLVGSPRFAAAQGRESASLLDRRNPLSRSARRHRAAEGFSGEILSKSAEHSRNKSESVGAAAIPSEVSPASAVQKWFSNILKPSNPAPPSSNLPNPTPQTLPPRLSANRKSRFQDDSSGPHSLPIPAAAAQSKRTFKAPAAPDTHLLSPPKNLIESARRRSISSSTCSLPENPVLSPPRNLVESAHRRSISSSTCSIDKLSSKVNSAGGHRGGDEARNINEFLKEQRTKIGKIVNGEISAKAKILLSGPSNSTSSMVAAICYAWLLENRMRDSKKEDDEEECVVVPVMNVRRGNMWKLLRAAWLFHHIGIDATSLLFSDEVDLENLMMAKQLSILVVGQDVLRTNGEVGSQCTILTDNYCEDAYDLLQIPVLKNLLLAGILLDTRNLNASAKLSMARDAEAVQLLLVGSAPNHRNTLFDQLMQDQRDNSFFEALRHNYGKPPNENGRDSGVLVEHTVLERKSTSISRNEAITQNAYRNSNDVKSAKPSRVSPKSAKPKSSTVQAPTVAPAEAAPNSSGGKNKFFLAKWFGFGSK, from the exons ATGGACAGGAGATTCAGCAGAGAAAGCAACGGATTCACAAGCCTGCAGAAGAAGCTGGCAGAGAGCCGGCGTCCAAACCGAGAAGAACCAGTTCCCGATCTCACTGACTTCATGAATGACATGTTCTTCGGGACTACAAACAACGACAAGAAGGCATACAACTTCACAGGTGGTGGTCTGATGGACGACGATGAAGATTACTACGGGGACAGCACAAGGAACAGTAACAGCAGGTTAACTCAAGAATGGCTCAGGGAAGCTAAGCAGATGGTGGCATCGTCTCCTTCTCGGTGTGAATCGCCTTCAAGGCTTGTCGGGTCGCCAAGGTTTGCGGCGGCACAAGGCAGAGAGTCGGCGTCGTTGCTGGACCGGAGAAATCCTCTCTCCAGGTCTGCTAGAAG GCACAGAGCAGCGGAAGGCTTCAGTGGAGAAATCCTCTCAAAATCAGCTGAACACAGCCGAAACAAGTCGGAGAGTGTAGGCGCAGCCGCCATTCCCTCCGAAGTATCCCCTGCATCGGCGGTCCAGAAATGGTTCTCCAACATCCTCAAGCCATCCAATCCCGCCCCTCCATCCTCCAACCTTCCCAATCCGACGCCCCAAACTCTGCCACCTCGACTCTCCGCCAACCGCAAATCTCGCTTTCAGGACGACTCATCTGGACCTCACTCACTCCCAATCCCTGCCGCGGCCGCCCAGTCCAAACGAACCTTCAAAGCTCCGGCAGCGCCCGACACACATTTGCTCTCTCCGCCCAAGAATCTCATCGAATCGGCTCGCCGGAGGTCGATTTCTTCGTCGACATGCTCGTTGCCCGAGAATCCGGTTCTGTCGCCGCCCAGAAATCTCGTGGAGTCCGCTCACAGGCGGTCGATATCTTCGTCGACATGCTCGATTGATAAACTTTCGTCAAAGGTCAATTCGGCAGGAGGGCACAGAGGTGGAGACGAAGCTCGAAATATTAATGAGTTTCTCAAAGAGCAAAGAACCAAAATTGGGAAAATTGTGAATGGAGAAATCTCTGCAAAGGCGAAAATTTTGCTCTCTGGGCCTTCAAACA GCACGAGTTCGATGGTGGCGGCTATATGCTATGCGTGGTTGTTGGAGAATAGGATGAGGGATAGTAAGAAAGAAGACGATGAGGAGGAGTGCGTGGTGGTGCCTGTGATGAATGTGAGGAGGGGAAACATGTGGAAGCTACTGCGGGCCGCCTGGCTCTTCCACCATATCGGCATTGATGCCACCTCATTGCTCTTCTCTGATGAG GTGGATTTGGAGAATTTAATGATGGCTAAGCAATTAAGCATCCTTGTGGTTGGGCAAGATGTTCTCAGAACCAATGGCGAG GTTGGATCCCAATGCACCATCCTTACAGATAATTACTGTGAAGATGCCTATGATCTACTTCAAATCCCAGTGCTAAAAAACCTTTTG CTGGCAGGTATTCTGCTAGACACTAGAAATTTGAATGCATCTGCTAAGTTATCAATGGCCAGAGATGCGGAGGCAGTTCAGCTGTTATTGGTTGGCTCAGCCCCAAATCACAGAAATACTCTTTTTGATCAAT TGATGCAAGATCAGAGAGACAATTCTTTCTTTGAAGCCTTGAGACACAACTATGGGAAGCCTCCTAATGAGA ATGGTCGTGATAGTGGAGTGCTGGTGGAACATACAGTTTTAGAGAGGAAGTCAACCTCCATCTCTCGCAATGAAGCCATCACACAAAATGCATATAGGAATTCTAATGATGTGAAAAGTGCAAAACCTAGCAGAGTGTCACCAAAATCag CAAAGCCCAAGTCTTCAACCGTGCAAGCACCCACAGTAGCACCAGCAGAAGCAGCACCCAATTCCTCTGGTGGAAAGAATAAATTTTTCCTGGCAAAGTGGTTTGGTTTTGGTTCAAAATGA